One Blastocatellia bacterium DNA segment encodes these proteins:
- a CDS encoding metalloregulator ArsR/SmtB family transcription factor yields MKEYAEILKALGDETRLRIMHLLMIAKSGLCVCELVDSLEIPQYNVSKHLRVLKQAGLLTERREGRWVYYSLPDADEPFTRALFDAVASIPRGLSARDERELKKRLRLRIRGKCLVGIQKERLLPGRAAKRVRQKAKAEVASVSR; encoded by the coding sequence ATGAAGGAGTACGCCGAAATCCTTAAAGCTCTGGGCGATGAGACGCGGCTCCGTATCATGCACCTACTGATGATTGCCAAGAGCGGTCTCTGCGTCTGCGAATTGGTCGATTCCCTGGAGATCCCCCAGTACAACGTCTCCAAGCATTTGAGGGTATTGAAGCAGGCGGGACTGCTCACCGAGCGGAGGGAGGGCCGATGGGTCTATTACTCGCTGCCCGACGCCGATGAGCCGTTCACGCGCGCTCTCTTTGACGCCGTCGCCTCAATTCCAAGAGGCCTTTCGGCAAGGGATGAAAGGGAGCTGAAGAAGCGCCTGCGCCTTCGCATCCGTGGCAAATGCCTCGTCGGGATACAAAAGGAGAGATTGTTGCCGGGCAGGGCGGCCAAGAGAGTGCGCCAGAAGGCGAAGGCCGAAGTGGCATCGGTGAGCCGATGA